From the Haladaptatus sp. DJG-WS-42 genome, the window CGGCATCATCCGGTGTGATAGGTACTCGCATGATAAAGGTCTTGTCGCCGGATTAGCCCTAGTTTTCATTAGGGCTGCGCCCCTCTACCATACTGGGGACAATTGATGGATATTGCTGACATTGCCACTAACGATTTTGTCGAAGTCGACGTCGACCAGCGACTGAGTAAAGTGCGGTCAATTTTCGAACGGGAGAACCCCAAGGGTATCATCGTCACGGACGGCGACGAATACGCCGGCCTTGTGACCCAGCGCGAGCTCCTCCAGTCACACGTCGAAGACTCGGCGAAAGTGGCCGCGCTGATGAAATCTGCCCCGAAAGTCGAACGAACAACCAACATCCGTGAAGTTGCGCGGATGTTAGTCGAAGGCGGGACGAAAGTCGCCCCCGTCTTTGAAGACGACGCCCTCTGGGGCATCGTCACCGCAGATGCGATCTTAGAAGCCGTCCTGGAAAATCTGGACGTGCTTACTGTTGACCAGATTTACACCGACGATACCGTCACCGTCCACGAGTCAGACCGTGTCGGGCAGGCCATCAACCTCCTGCGCGAACACGGCGTCTCGCGTCTCCCCGTGGTCGATGACGACGGTCAGCTCTCTGGGATGGTGACGACCCACGACATCGTCGATTTCGTCGTCCGCGACATGAACAAAGCTACCCTCGGCGAGCGTTCGGGTGACATAGAGCGCATGCTCGACCTCCCCGTCTACGACATCATGAACAGCCCCGTGCGGACGATTACGCTCGGTGCCTCGGTTCGTGATGCCGTCTCTGGAATGCTCGAAAACAGCTACGCAGGCCTCGTGGTCACGCCAGAGGAGAACGACCGCCTCATCGCTGGCGTGCTGACCAAAACCGACGTGCTCCGCGCACTCTCCTACACGGAGGAGGAACACCTAGACGTCCAAATCACCAACATCAACCTGCTCGAAACGCTGAGCCGCGACGAGATTCGCGAAAGCATCGAAGCTGTCGTCCAGAAGTACCAGCGGATGAGCGTCCATCACGCCCACGTTCGCTTCCACGAGCACAAAGAGAAACTCCGCGGCACGCCGCTCATCCAGTGTCAGATTCGGATTCGGTCAGATCGCGGCCAAGTCGCTGGCTCCGGCGAAGGCTACGGTGCAGAGAACGCCTTCTACGTCGCCCTTGACAAGCTCGAACGCAACGTCATCGAGATGAAAGACATGCGTTCTGACGAAATCTACAAGGGGCAGTTGCTCCGGAAGCTCGGCGAACTCTAACCTCGCACCTTTTTCCGCTTCGGGTTCGCCAAAGGCGAACCGCTCAGCGGAAAAACGCGCCCGAAAAAAGCCGGTCACTCGCTTCGCTTGTGACCGGTACAATAACTGGACCACAGAACAACCTGGGCATTTCTTCCGTTTTACAACTCGTCTACGCCGACGAGGCCGTCCTGCGTGATTTGGAAGCGCGCCGTCTCACCGGTCGGTTTTGCCCGGTGTTTCTCGATGGTGGCACGGCGATTCCCGCCGCGGAAACGGTCGAGGCGGAGCACGGTGCCCGTCCAGTGGGCAAGCGTGTGGCCACCGAGTGGGCGCGCAGAGTCGCCGTCAGGGTCGGTGAACACCTGATTCGTGATGACGACGGCGAGGTCGTGTTTGCGGGCGAGCGAGAGCAGGTGGGTCATCTGGCGGGCGACCTTTCTCAGCGACTCACCTTCCTCTTCGGTCGTTCGCTCTAGCCGATAAAATCCGGTCGCGCTGTCGAGAACGATGAGGTCTGCCCGCGAGGCGAGGTCGGCTGCGTCCTTGACGGCGGCTTCCTGCTCGCCGAAATCGTGGGCCTCCGAGATGATGATGCGCGAGGCGAGGTCTGAGACGTCTTCGCCCTTGGCTTGCGCAAGCTGTTGGAAGCGGTCGATGGAGAGGCCTTCCGTATCGATATAAAGCACCGTCCGTCCTGCAGCGGCTGTTTCGACGGCCGCAGCAAGCGCCAGATTGGTCTTCCCGGCGGCGGGCGGGCCATAGAGTTGCGTGACGGTGCCGCGCTCGAAGCCGCCGCCGAGGAGGGCATCGACGGGGCCACAGCCAGTCGGAACGGGCGCGTTTGACACACCTCTCCTTTCGCCGTCTTCGGCAAAAAGGGTCCGGTCTGCCGAAGGATTTAGCCACCTGCGGCGCGGAGAAGAAGGGAGTGATAGTCGTCGCCACAACGGACTTCAAAGTGTATCACGAGGCAGTCGCAGAACTGCGCGAGCGCGGGGTGCAGTTCACCACCATCGAACCCGGCGACAACCTCCCCGAGAATACGGCCGTCGTCATCACGGGCGCGGACGACGAAATCGAGACGACCGTGACCGTCGTCCGAGCAAAACCAGACGAATGTCGCCACGCCGTCGAAGAAGCCCTCGCACTCATGCGAAGCGGCGGCGGGAGAACGATAGTCGGCGTAGACCCCGGCGAGCGCCCCGGTATCGCGGTGTTGAACGGCGAGATGGTCATCGCCACGTTCCACGTCCCGCTCGCCCAGGCGGCGGCGATTATTTTAGGAGAACTTGAGGGAGCAGTAGACCCGCTCGTCAGAATCGGTGACGGCGCTCGGCTCCAGGGCGCACGGCTCATCGACGACCTCGATGGCACCCCCATCGAACTCGTCGACGAGACCGGAACGACACCATATCTCGGGACGGGTGCGCGCGGAATGGGCGACGTTATCGCCGCCATCAACATCGCCCATCTCTCGGGAGAGCGCATCAGTGAGCGAACCATCGAGCCAACGGCTGGCGAGTTGCAAGTCATCAAGACGCGCTCACGAGAGCAGTCACCCGAGAATCGAGCGATAGGCGAGGAACTCGCCAGACGAGTTGCGGCCGGTGAACTGACTATCGAAGAAGCGCTTGCGGAACACCGCGAACAGCTGAACGGCCGGGATTAATCGTCTCTGACCGCGGCCTCTGCCCGGCGCATGACTTCGCGGATTGGGAGGCCTGTTTCGTTTGCCACGGCGGCCGCATCGTCGTACTCCGCACTCACGTCGTAGAGCGTGTCGTCTGCATCGCTTGCGAGTTTGACGGAGACGTCGTAGGTGGTTCCCTCAATATCGAGGGTGGTGGTTTCGAAGCGTCGCTTGGCCGTCCAACGGTGGCGAGCGACCATCTCGCGGATGCCGAGCGTCCCCGTCTCTTCTGCGAGTTTCTGGGCCACGCGAGCGGCGTCTTCCGCCCGGACGATGACCTTCACGAGGTGGCCGGGTCGCGCCTTTTTCATCGTGACGGGGACGATACTCACGTCGCGTGCACCGACGGCTTTGAGCGTCTCTTGCAGGCCGCCAAGCACTTCTGGCGGCGCGTCGTCGAGGTTTGTTTCGAGGACGGTGATGGCTTCGGGGACAAGCCCACCGCGCGCCGCACCGACGAGCGCGCGCAGGACGTTCGGCCGCTCGGGGAACGTCCACCCACCCGCGCCGTAGCCCGACTGTTCGAGGGTCATCGCGGGCAGGGCGTCGATTCCGCGCGCGAAGTGGGCGAGAATCGCCGCGCCCGTAGGCGTGAGCAGTTCGGCATCGACGGGGCCTCCCTGCAGTTCCCAGTCGGCTTTCGCGGCGATTTCGACCACGGCGGGCGTCGGAATGGGGTAGGTGCCGTGGGCCATCTCCGCTTCGCCGCCGCCAACGGAGAGTGGCGTCGTCAGCACTTGGTCGGGCGCGAGGTCGGCAAAGAGGAGGCACGCGCCGACCACGTCCGCGATGGCGTCGTCA encodes:
- a CDS encoding CBS domain-containing protein; the encoded protein is MDIADIATNDFVEVDVDQRLSKVRSIFERENPKGIIVTDGDEYAGLVTQRELLQSHVEDSAKVAALMKSAPKVERTTNIREVARMLVEGGTKVAPVFEDDALWGIVTADAILEAVLENLDVLTVDQIYTDDTVTVHESDRVGQAINLLREHGVSRLPVVDDDGQLSGMVTTHDIVDFVVRDMNKATLGERSGDIERMLDLPVYDIMNSPVRTITLGASVRDAVSGMLENSYAGLVVTPEENDRLIAGVLTKTDVLRALSYTEEEHLDVQITNINLLETLSRDEIRESIEAVVQKYQRMSVHHAHVRFHEHKEKLRGTPLIQCQIRIRSDRGQVAGSGEGYGAENAFYVALDKLERNVIEMKDMRSDEIYKGQLLRKLGEL
- the radB gene encoding DNA repair and recombination protein RadB, coding for MSNAPVPTGCGPVDALLGGGFERGTVTQLYGPPAAGKTNLALAAAVETAAAGRTVLYIDTEGLSIDRFQQLAQAKGEDVSDLASRIIISEAHDFGEQEAAVKDAADLASRADLIVLDSATGFYRLERTTEEEGESLRKVARQMTHLLSLARKHDLAVVITNQVFTDPDGDSARPLGGHTLAHWTGTVLRLDRFRGGNRRATIEKHRAKPTGETARFQITQDGLVGVDEL
- the larC gene encoding nickel pincer cofactor biosynthesis protein LarC, whose amino-acid sequence is MRTVAFDGRMGASGDMLLGALLAAGADEAVLAPVEAALDIRYDIDTVDKNGISATKANVLLTSDTADTAASHHAHEDAEGYDHEQSHEHDHAHPHDHSHTHDHTHAEGAGPNRTYAEVIDIVEAMGLPEDVEVDAKAVFRILGEAEATVHNAPLEDTHFHEVGADDAIADVVGACLLFADLAPDQVLTTPLSVGGGEAEMAHGTYPIPTPAVVEIAAKADWELQGGPVDAELLTPTGAAILAHFARGIDALPAMTLEQSGYGAGGWTFPERPNVLRALVGAARGGLVPEAITVLETNLDDAPPEVLGGLQETLKAVGARDVSIVPVTMKKARPGHLVKVIVRAEDAARVAQKLAEETGTLGIREMVARHRWTAKRRFETTTLDIEGTTYDVSVKLASDADDTLYDVSAEYDDAAAVANETGLPIREVMRRAEAAVRDD